A window of Ruania suaedae contains these coding sequences:
- a CDS encoding (deoxy)nucleoside triphosphate pyrophosphohydrolase, translating into MPARSHLVVAAAVVDDLDRPTMLLAARRSAPKSLAGRWEFAGGKVEEGEDEVTALRRELREELGVAVEVGAAVPGPEHGGWPILHGHTMRIWFARITAGTPEPLADHDDLRWLPMADLLAVDWLEPDLPVVHAVRAAASTGPVA; encoded by the coding sequence ATGCCCGCCCGTTCCCACCTCGTGGTGGCCGCAGCCGTCGTGGACGACCTCGACCGTCCGACGATGCTCCTCGCGGCACGTCGCAGCGCCCCGAAGTCGCTGGCCGGCCGATGGGAGTTCGCCGGCGGCAAGGTGGAGGAGGGCGAGGACGAGGTGACGGCCCTGCGCCGCGAGCTCCGGGAGGAGTTGGGCGTGGCCGTCGAGGTCGGTGCTGCCGTGCCCGGGCCTGAGCACGGCGGCTGGCCGATCCTCCACGGGCACACCATGCGGATCTGGTTCGCCCGCATCACCGCCGGTACGCCCGAGCCGCTGGCCGATCACGACGATCTGCGATGGCTCCCGATGGCGGACCTGCTCGCCGTGGACTGGCTCGAGCCGGACCTGCCCGTCGTCCACGCGGTCAGGGCCGCAGCATCGACCGGCCCGGTGGCGTGA
- a CDS encoding TetR/AcrR family transcriptional regulator: protein MPKIIGSTLAEHREHVRSQLFDALSRLMSEAGFDSVSLADIAAAAGVGRTSVYNHFPDKESLLLSFIEHETSKYVADLRASLQDVDDPEQQLRVYVREQIDLKTIYHVTPGPDLRSVVSGSTAARLREHVGQVTDLLAGILRGGIAAGRLPDQDVDAVVPLINSCLSGRTFPDGGPERARAVEATERFVLRAVGMREGALAPS, encoded by the coding sequence GTGCCCAAGATCATCGGCTCCACGCTCGCCGAGCACCGGGAGCACGTGCGCTCCCAGCTCTTCGATGCCCTCTCGCGCCTGATGAGCGAGGCCGGCTTCGACTCGGTGAGCCTGGCCGATATCGCCGCAGCAGCCGGGGTGGGCCGGACGTCGGTGTACAACCACTTCCCGGACAAGGAGTCGCTGCTCCTGAGCTTCATCGAGCACGAGACCTCCAAGTACGTGGCCGACCTGCGCGCCTCGCTACAGGACGTCGACGACCCGGAGCAGCAGCTACGGGTGTACGTGCGCGAGCAGATCGATCTCAAGACCATCTATCACGTCACCCCCGGACCGGACCTGCGCTCGGTGGTCTCCGGCAGTACGGCGGCCCGCCTGCGCGAGCACGTCGGGCAGGTGACCGACCTGCTGGCGGGCATTCTGCGCGGGGGTATCGCAGCGGGCCGGCTCCCCGATCAGGACGTCGACGCCGTCGTCCCGCTGATCAACTCCTGCCTGTCCGGACGCACGTTCCCCGACGGTGGACCCGAGCGCGCTCGCGCCGTCGAAGCGACCGAGCGATTCGTGCTGCGCGCCGTGGGCATGCGTGAGGGCGCGCTCGCTCCGTCCTGA
- a CDS encoding LLM class flavin-dependent oxidoreductase, translating to MVDIGLIVPPDQPPERFIAAARAAEDAGLDEVWLWEDCFAESGVGAAAALLASTSRVRVGIGLLPVPLRNVALTAMEVATLDRLYPGRLLPGFGHGILPWMGQAGARVRSPLTLLREHITALRALLAGESVTVDGTYVTLSDVQLRWPPRQPPPLLIGAEGPKTLQLAGEYGDGVILIRDYAEGAEQARAAHRASGRTGDLDVTTFLTVPVGAGHDELAEAIQECVAAGATRVPVVGAVDAGQQPDGSEAIMALAQRLGEVRSRLRA from the coding sequence ATGGTTGACATCGGACTCATCGTGCCGCCGGACCAACCGCCGGAGCGATTCATCGCCGCCGCCCGCGCCGCCGAGGACGCCGGCCTGGACGAGGTGTGGCTATGGGAGGACTGCTTCGCCGAGTCGGGAGTCGGTGCAGCGGCGGCGCTGCTCGCCTCCACGAGCAGGGTGCGCGTGGGGATCGGACTGCTGCCGGTACCGTTGCGCAACGTGGCCCTCACCGCGATGGAGGTGGCCACCCTCGATCGCCTGTATCCGGGGCGGCTGCTCCCGGGCTTCGGGCACGGCATCCTGCCCTGGATGGGCCAGGCGGGAGCGCGCGTGCGCTCGCCGCTGACGTTGCTGCGCGAACACATCACCGCCCTGCGGGCGCTCCTGGCGGGGGAGTCCGTCACCGTGGACGGCACCTACGTCACCTTGTCCGACGTCCAGCTGCGGTGGCCGCCGCGGCAGCCGCCGCCGCTGCTGATCGGGGCGGAAGGGCCGAAGACACTCCAGCTGGCAGGGGAGTACGGAGACGGCGTCATCCTGATCCGCGACTACGCCGAGGGCGCCGAGCAGGCTCGTGCCGCCCACCGGGCGAGCGGCCGCACCGGAGATCTCGACGTGACGACCTTCCTCACCGTGCCGGTGGGGGCCGGCCACGACGAGCTGGCCGAGGCCATCCAGGAGTGCGTGGCCGCCGGTGCCACCCGGGTGCCGGTGGTGGGCGCCGTCGACGCGGGCCAGCAGCCGGACGGGAGCGAGGCGATCATGGCGCTGGCGCAGCGACTTGGTGAGGTGCGCTCCCGGCTGAGGGCCTGA
- a CDS encoding heme oxygenase (biliverdin-producing), producing MSLVAAAAPVSTLLREATAQAHERAENTGFVQHLMSGRLTVEAFTALVAQHHAIYLSLEALGARVRDLPGADRLVRPELLRSPALARDLAHLSADRAAPPATAATRAYVARLDELHDLPGYAAHAYTRYLGDLSGGQIVKTMMQRHYGLGEQGLSFYTFEQIEKIPPYKSGYRAALDALDLDEQERARLVEEARAAFAFNEAVFTDLGELYPPAH from the coding sequence ATGTCACTCGTCGCCGCTGCCGCCCCGGTGAGCACGCTGCTCCGCGAGGCCACCGCGCAGGCCCACGAACGCGCCGAGAACACTGGCTTCGTCCAGCACCTGATGTCGGGGCGGCTCACCGTCGAGGCATTCACCGCACTCGTGGCCCAGCACCACGCCATCTACCTCTCCCTCGAAGCGCTCGGCGCCAGGGTCCGCGACCTGCCGGGCGCTGACCGACTCGTGCGGCCCGAGCTGCTCCGCTCACCCGCCCTGGCCCGCGATCTCGCGCACCTGAGCGCCGATCGCGCCGCGCCTCCGGCGACGGCCGCCACGCGCGCCTACGTCGCCCGGCTGGACGAACTGCACGACCTGCCCGGCTACGCCGCGCATGCCTACACCCGGTACCTCGGCGACCTCTCGGGCGGTCAGATCGTGAAGACGATGATGCAACGCCACTACGGCCTCGGCGAGCAAGGGCTGAGCTTCTACACCTTCGAGCAGATCGAGAAGATCCCGCCGTACAAGAGTGGCTATCGCGCTGCGCTCGATGCCCTCGACCTGGACGAGCAGGAACGGGCCCGGCTCGTCGAGGAGGCGCGCGCCGCGTTCGCCTTCAACGAGGCCGTCTTCACCGACCTCGGCGAGCTCTACCCGCCCGCGCACTGA
- a CDS encoding NHL domain-containing thioredoxin family protein, producing MTPAYAASVTDPSPRLPRVRASELVGRGWLNTGGRDLSLADLRGKIVLLDFWTFCCINCLHVLDELRELEERFADELVIVGVHSPKFTHEADPEALAAAVERYGVAHPVLDDAEMITWTAYTARAWPTLVVIDPEGYVVTQLAGEGHAPGLAALISELIRDHEAKGTLHRGEGPYVPPEPPSTTLRFPAKAIELTNGHLFVADAGHHSLAELAPDGETLVRRIGSGERGAADGGPEEASFNEPNGLCLVPPELELGYDVLVADTVNHLLRGVRLDDGSVRTVAGSGRPYRVGAPDNQDPEAPGPLGQNLSSPWDVAWVPRMGGFLVAMAGTHTLWEFDGDQGHIRHVAGTMNEGLVDGELPQAWFAQPSGLAVGEPGQVWLADAETSALRLVHLTGGFDGEVSTAVGQGLFEFGHRDGRAGGAGSEPLLQHPLGVGVLPDGSVAIADTYNGALRRYDPLTREVTTLATGLAEPSDALVAGGRLLVVESAAHRLTAVPLGQALTHDGAAHRVQRPVTEVGAQVELRVLFTPAPGTTLDDRYGPATQVTVSATPPSLLAWGHGEDTGLARSLHLTEGEGVLHVSARAAACDADPAVEYPACHLAQQDWGIPVRVVAGGPAELELPLFG from the coding sequence ATGACGCCCGCGTACGCTGCCTCGGTGACCGATCCTTCCCCTCGTCTGCCCCGTGTCCGCGCCTCCGAGCTGGTCGGCCGTGGCTGGCTGAACACCGGCGGCCGCGACCTCTCCCTCGCCGACCTGCGCGGGAAGATCGTGCTGCTCGACTTCTGGACGTTCTGCTGCATCAACTGCCTGCACGTGCTCGACGAGCTGCGCGAGCTGGAGGAGCGGTTCGCCGACGAGCTCGTGATCGTCGGGGTGCACTCGCCGAAGTTCACCCACGAGGCCGACCCGGAGGCGCTCGCCGCCGCGGTGGAGCGCTATGGCGTGGCCCACCCGGTGCTCGACGACGCCGAGATGATCACCTGGACGGCGTACACCGCCCGCGCCTGGCCCACGCTCGTGGTGATCGACCCCGAGGGGTATGTGGTGACCCAGCTCGCCGGGGAGGGTCACGCGCCGGGCCTGGCGGCCCTGATCTCCGAGCTGATCCGCGATCACGAGGCGAAGGGCACCCTGCACCGGGGTGAGGGGCCGTACGTGCCGCCGGAGCCGCCGTCGACCACGCTGCGCTTCCCGGCCAAGGCGATCGAGCTGACGAACGGCCACCTGTTCGTGGCCGACGCCGGCCACCACAGCCTCGCCGAGCTGGCCCCTGACGGCGAGACCCTGGTGCGCCGGATCGGCTCCGGTGAGCGTGGCGCCGCCGACGGCGGGCCGGAGGAGGCCTCGTTCAACGAGCCGAATGGCCTGTGCCTGGTGCCGCCGGAGCTGGAGCTCGGCTACGACGTGCTGGTCGCCGACACCGTCAACCACCTGCTGCGCGGGGTGCGCCTGGACGACGGGTCGGTGCGCACCGTGGCCGGTTCCGGCCGGCCCTACCGGGTGGGGGCGCCGGACAACCAGGACCCGGAGGCGCCCGGGCCGCTCGGCCAGAACCTCTCCTCCCCGTGGGATGTGGCGTGGGTTCCGCGGATGGGTGGGTTCCTCGTGGCGATGGCCGGTACCCACACCCTCTGGGAGTTCGATGGCGACCAGGGCCACATCCGGCACGTGGCCGGCACGATGAACGAGGGTCTCGTGGACGGCGAGCTCCCGCAGGCATGGTTCGCCCAGCCCTCCGGGCTGGCCGTGGGCGAGCCCGGCCAGGTCTGGCTCGCCGACGCGGAGACCTCGGCGCTGCGACTGGTGCACCTCACCGGTGGCTTCGACGGGGAGGTGAGCACCGCCGTCGGGCAGGGGCTGTTCGAGTTCGGCCACCGAGATGGCAGGGCTGGAGGGGCCGGTTCCGAACCGCTCCTGCAGCATCCGCTCGGCGTCGGTGTGCTGCCGGACGGCTCGGTGGCGATCGCCGACACCTACAACGGGGCGCTGCGCCGCTACGACCCCCTCACGCGTGAGGTCACCACCCTCGCCACCGGCCTGGCCGAGCCCTCCGACGCGCTCGTGGCCGGTGGGCGGCTGCTGGTGGTCGAATCCGCCGCGCACCGGCTCACCGCCGTCCCGCTCGGGCAGGCCCTCACCCACGACGGCGCAGCTCACCGCGTGCAACGACCGGTCACCGAGGTCGGGGCGCAGGTGGAGCTGCGGGTGTTGTTCACGCCGGCGCCGGGGACCACGCTGGACGACCGGTACGGCCCGGCGACGCAGGTCACCGTCTCGGCGACCCCACCCTCGCTGCTGGCCTGGGGTCACGGTGAGGACACGGGCCTGGCAAGGTCCCTGCACCTGACCGAGGGGGAGGGTGTGCTGCACGTGAGCGCGAGAGCCGCCGCCTGCGACGCCGACCCGGCCGTGGAGTACCCGGCGTGCCACCTCGCACAGCAGGACTGGGGGATTCCGGTGCGGGTGGTGGCCGGCGGGCCGGCCGAGCTGGAGCTACCGCTGTTCGGGTGA
- a CDS encoding rRNA adenine N-6-methyltransferase family protein → MSAERGQRRWGSHRLTGSWAERIVRGAGLRESDLVLDLGVGSGALTRQLAAVARRVIAVELHPGRAQGLTAALGSAEAVAVVQADLLEVPLPRRPFRVVANPPYAIGAALVRRLTGPRSSLVRADLVLPRWMVRRFAAAPPRGFTAEVGPHVPAAAFVPPPRSDSAVLVLRRVRNRRW, encoded by the coding sequence GTGTCCGCCGAGCGCGGGCAGCGACGCTGGGGCTCGCACCGGCTGACGGGCTCCTGGGCTGAACGCATCGTCCGCGGCGCCGGTCTGCGGGAGAGCGACCTGGTGCTCGATCTCGGCGTCGGATCGGGCGCGCTGACCCGGCAGCTCGCGGCGGTGGCCAGGCGGGTGATCGCCGTCGAGCTGCATCCCGGACGCGCCCAGGGCCTGACGGCGGCACTCGGTTCGGCCGAGGCCGTCGCGGTGGTGCAGGCGGACCTGCTGGAGGTGCCGCTGCCGCGGCGGCCGTTCCGGGTGGTGGCGAATCCGCCCTATGCGATCGGTGCCGCGCTGGTGCGCCGCCTCACCGGCCCCCGCTCCTCGCTCGTGCGCGCCGATCTGGTGCTGCCACGGTGGATGGTGCGCCGCTTCGCCGCCGCACCCCCGCGCGGGTTCACCGCCGAGGTGGGGCCGCACGTACCGGCCGCGGCGTTCGTGCCCCCGCCGCGCAGCGATTCGGCGGTGCTGGTGCTGCGCCGGGTTCGGAACCGACGGTGGTAG
- a CDS encoding LmeA family phospholipid-binding protein, with protein MSRSGKAAIGTLLLLVVLVGGAYALDRWAAGQAEERIETEAATAFPDADGLDASIEGALFLPQMITGSLETVRLTADFIQYEGTEFTDVTVTAAGVGIEAPRTVTDLTMTATLPPGTVQTLVQQSGRVPDGVTIDVADGALLATATVLGVPLEATLTPVVESGELRLEPDTFTLGGLEVDAGAVPGDLLGDLAGIDVPLDALPEALALESVETTGSDVLVRVTGTDVAFDDLG; from the coding sequence ATGTCACGCTCGGGCAAGGCAGCGATCGGCACCCTCCTCCTCCTGGTGGTGCTCGTCGGCGGTGCCTACGCGCTGGACCGCTGGGCCGCCGGCCAGGCCGAGGAGCGGATCGAGACCGAGGCGGCCACCGCCTTCCCGGACGCGGACGGGCTCGACGCCTCCATCGAGGGCGCGCTCTTCCTGCCGCAGATGATCACCGGATCGCTGGAGACCGTCCGCCTGACCGCGGACTTCATCCAGTACGAAGGTACCGAGTTCACCGATGTGACGGTCACGGCCGCCGGGGTCGGGATCGAGGCGCCGCGCACCGTGACCGACCTGACCATGACGGCCACCCTGCCTCCCGGGACGGTCCAGACCCTGGTGCAACAGAGCGGCCGGGTACCCGACGGCGTCACGATCGACGTCGCCGACGGCGCACTGCTGGCCACGGCGACGGTCCTGGGGGTCCCGCTCGAGGCGACACTGACGCCCGTGGTGGAGTCCGGGGAGCTGCGCCTGGAACCCGACACCTTCACCCTCGGCGGCCTAGAGGTCGATGCCGGTGCGGTCCCGGGCGACCTGCTCGGCGATCTGGCGGGGATCGACGTCCCGCTCGATGCCCTCCCGGAGGCGCTGGCCCTGGAGTCGGTGGAGACCACCGGCAGCGACGTGCTCGTCCGGGTGACCGGCACCGACGTCGCCTTCGATGATCTCGGCTGA
- a CDS encoding spermidine synthase, with product MAARFEELDFQQTPVGEISLRRRYDLTAQTDVYEVRLGEEYLMSSLFTVAERALATLGLDLLDRGDARVLVGGLGLGYTAHTALADPRVAELTVMDVAEPVLDWHRRGLLPETAGLAEDPRCHLVLRDFFQLVAAEPETTYDAILLDVDHTPGHVLHPSHAAFYTPAGLRSMRRHLAPDGVFALWSDDPPDAGFEDVLRQVFDRTSAEVVTFANPLTGGESANTVYLAR from the coding sequence ATGGCCGCCCGCTTCGAAGAGCTCGACTTCCAGCAGACCCCCGTCGGTGAGATCAGCCTGCGGCGGCGTTACGACCTGACCGCGCAGACCGACGTCTACGAGGTGCGGCTCGGCGAGGAGTACCTGATGTCGAGCCTGTTCACGGTGGCCGAGCGGGCGCTGGCCACGCTCGGCCTGGACCTGCTCGACCGCGGCGATGCCCGGGTGCTGGTGGGTGGGCTCGGGCTCGGCTACACCGCGCACACGGCGCTGGCCGACCCGCGGGTGGCGGAGCTGACAGTGATGGACGTGGCCGAGCCGGTCCTGGACTGGCATCGCCGCGGTCTGCTGCCCGAGACCGCCGGGCTGGCCGAGGACCCTCGCTGCCACCTGGTGCTGCGTGACTTCTTCCAGCTCGTCGCAGCCGAACCTGAGACCACCTACGACGCGATCCTGCTCGATGTGGACCACACGCCCGGGCACGTGCTGCACCCCAGCCATGCCGCCTTCTACACCCCGGCCGGCCTGCGCTCGATGCGCCGCCACCTCGCCCCGGACGGCGTGTTCGCCCTGTGGTCGGACGACCCGCCCGACGCCGGGTTCGAGGACGTGCTGAGGCAGGTATTCGACCGGACCTCGGCCGAGGTGGTCACCTTCGCCAACCCGCTCACGGGCGGGGAGTCGGCCAACACGGTCTACCTGGCCCGTTGA
- a CDS encoding S9 family peptidase, whose amino-acid sequence MSTHDTADSEANPPATPFHDLDSYVALPRVSSLTLSPDGSSLVVGVSSLNADATTYLTSLWEVDPSGGHAARRLTRGLTGEGGAAFTADGDLLFVAKRPTEETGDDKAKPALWLLPAAGGEARQVATRPGGISGVHAARSADAVVVTADAMPSAADEESEQAIWDARSEQKVAAILHRDYPVRFWDHDLGPAAPRYFTAELGGADDEAELRDLTPDAGKHLIEAGADLAADGSAVVSSWSVPTGRGALRSQLVRIDVATGERSVLVDDLEADLDGPRISPDGRLVAYLRESITTPEQAPEVTLWVCGIDGSSPRRLAADWDRWPGQPVWLPDSSGLLMATDDDGRSPVFHLTLAGGLTRLTDDDAAYTGVVAAPDGSAAYALRSSYEFPSEVVRIDLTGEAAQRVQPLRGPVPRPVLPGTLREVETEAEDGTRVRSWLALPEGASADEPAPLLLWIHGGPLGSWNAWSWRWCPWILVAQGYAVLLPDPALSTGYGQDFIQRGWGAWGQAPFTDLMAATDAAVELPEIDGTRTAAMGGSFGGYMANWVAGHTDRFDAIVTHASLWGLDAFGGTTDAAFYWTREMTPEMAERNSPHRAVADIRTPVLVIHGDKDYRVPIGEGLRLWYDLLSSSGLPAAEDGSTVHRFLYFPDENHWVLTPQHAKVWYQVVAGFLAQHVRGEGEPQVPEVLG is encoded by the coding sequence GTGAGCACCCACGACACCGCCGACTCCGAGGCGAACCCTCCGGCCACCCCGTTCCACGACCTCGACTCCTATGTCGCGCTGCCGCGCGTGAGCTCACTGACGCTCTCACCGGACGGCAGCTCCCTCGTCGTGGGCGTCTCCTCGCTCAACGCCGACGCCACCACGTACCTGACGTCCCTGTGGGAGGTCGACCCCTCGGGCGGCCACGCCGCGCGACGCCTGACCCGTGGCCTCACCGGGGAAGGGGGAGCGGCATTCACCGCGGACGGCGACCTGCTGTTCGTGGCCAAGCGGCCCACTGAGGAGACCGGGGACGACAAGGCCAAGCCCGCGCTGTGGCTGCTGCCGGCGGCCGGCGGCGAGGCCCGGCAGGTGGCGACCCGGCCGGGTGGCATCTCCGGGGTGCACGCGGCCCGCTCCGCCGATGCCGTGGTGGTCACGGCCGATGCGATGCCCTCGGCGGCCGACGAGGAGTCCGAGCAGGCCATCTGGGATGCGCGCTCCGAGCAGAAGGTCGCGGCCATCCTGCACCGCGACTACCCGGTGCGGTTCTGGGACCACGACCTCGGGCCGGCCGCACCCCGCTACTTCACCGCCGAGCTCGGCGGCGCCGATGACGAGGCCGAGCTGCGCGACCTGACCCCGGACGCCGGCAAGCACCTCATCGAGGCGGGCGCCGATCTGGCCGCCGACGGCTCCGCCGTCGTGAGCTCCTGGAGCGTGCCGACCGGCCGGGGTGCCCTGCGCTCGCAGCTGGTGCGCATCGATGTCGCCACGGGTGAGCGGTCGGTGCTCGTGGACGATCTCGAGGCCGACCTCGACGGCCCCCGGATCAGTCCCGACGGCCGACTCGTCGCCTATCTGCGCGAGAGCATCACCACCCCGGAGCAGGCGCCGGAGGTGACCCTGTGGGTGTGCGGGATCGACGGGTCGTCGCCGCGCCGCCTCGCCGCGGACTGGGACCGCTGGCCCGGGCAGCCGGTATGGCTGCCGGACTCCTCCGGGCTGCTGATGGCCACCGACGACGACGGCCGCTCGCCCGTCTTCCACCTCACCCTGGCGGGGGGCCTGACCCGTCTGACCGACGACGACGCCGCCTACACCGGGGTGGTGGCCGCACCGGACGGTTCGGCCGCCTATGCGTTGCGTTCCTCCTACGAGTTCCCGTCCGAGGTGGTGCGGATCGATCTGACGGGGGAGGCGGCGCAGCGGGTCCAGCCGCTGCGTGGACCGGTGCCGCGGCCGGTGCTTCCGGGGACGCTGCGCGAGGTAGAGACCGAGGCCGAGGACGGCACGCGAGTGCGCTCCTGGCTGGCACTGCCGGAGGGGGCGAGTGCGGACGAGCCCGCTCCGCTGTTGCTGTGGATCCACGGCGGGCCGCTCGGCTCCTGGAACGCGTGGAGTTGGCGCTGGTGCCCGTGGATCCTGGTGGCGCAGGGGTATGCGGTGCTGCTGCCCGATCCGGCACTGAGCACCGGGTACGGGCAGGACTTCATCCAGCGCGGCTGGGGCGCGTGGGGGCAGGCCCCGTTCACCGACCTGATGGCCGCCACCGATGCCGCGGTGGAGCTGCCGGAGATCGACGGGACCCGCACGGCCGCGATGGGCGGCTCCTTCGGTGGCTACATGGCCAACTGGGTGGCCGGCCACACCGACCGGTTCGACGCGATCGTCACCCACGCCAGCCTGTGGGGCCTGGACGCCTTCGGAGGCACCACCGACGCCGCGTTCTATTGGACCCGGGAGATGACCCCGGAGATGGCCGAGCGCAACTCCCCGCACCGGGCGGTGGCCGACATCCGCACCCCGGTCCTGGTCATCCACGGGGACAAGGACTACCGGGTGCCGATCGGTGAGGGGCTGCGGCTCTGGTACGACCTGCTCAGCTCCTCCGGGCTGCCGGCCGCTGAGGACGGCTCCACGGTGCACCGGTTCCTGTACTTCCCGGACGAGAACCACTGGGTCCTCACCCCGCAGCACGCGAAGGTCTGGTACCAGGTGGTCGCCGGATTCCTGGCCCAGCATGTGCGCGGGGAGGGCGAGCCCCAGGTGCCCGAGGTCCTGGGGTAG
- a CDS encoding acetylxylan esterase, with protein MPPFRTWFPDAPFDATHGYDLEALLAVRPPAEPAGFDAYWRRLYAQGRRVDPQPWMTPDPMTARHHDVHHLDLTTLDGLRLGGWVALPHRPARVGVVISHGYGGRSEPDLAALPADAAAVFPVARGLPTMSLMPQVLRPEHGHVLEGIESIETYVLRGCAADVWSAATALHQVLESEVPLVFVGGSFGGGQGALALPWDRRFVAAALQVPSFGQYDLRMAQRCTGSGALVTEYVSTHPRAREVLRYFDAATAALRLRIPTLMACALWDPAVPPAGQFAVHNAARAATGADARLQVLSAGHAEYPSQVQEEAVWLRGVRELIAASG; from the coding sequence GTGCCGCCCTTCCGCACCTGGTTCCCGGACGCCCCGTTCGATGCCACCCACGGCTACGACCTCGAGGCACTGCTGGCGGTGCGCCCGCCGGCCGAGCCCGCGGGCTTCGACGCGTACTGGCGCCGGCTCTACGCCCAGGGTCGGCGCGTGGACCCGCAACCGTGGATGACACCGGACCCGATGACGGCCCGCCATCACGATGTGCACCACCTCGACCTGACCACCCTCGACGGCCTCCGGCTGGGGGGCTGGGTGGCGCTGCCACACCGGCCGGCACGCGTGGGCGTGGTCATCAGTCACGGATACGGCGGACGCTCCGAGCCCGACCTGGCCGCACTGCCCGCCGATGCCGCAGCGGTGTTCCCGGTGGCCCGTGGGTTGCCGACGATGAGCCTGATGCCGCAGGTGCTCCGCCCCGAGCACGGGCACGTCCTCGAGGGGATCGAGTCGATCGAGACCTATGTGCTGCGCGGCTGCGCGGCGGACGTGTGGTCCGCCGCCACGGCGTTGCATCAAGTGCTCGAGTCCGAGGTGCCGCTGGTGTTCGTCGGCGGCAGCTTCGGCGGGGGCCAGGGTGCCCTCGCCCTCCCCTGGGACCGGCGGTTCGTCGCGGCTGCTCTGCAGGTGCCCAGCTTCGGGCAGTACGACCTGCGGATGGCGCAGCGTTGCACCGGCAGCGGGGCGCTGGTCACCGAGTACGTGAGCACTCATCCGCGGGCCCGGGAGGTGCTGCGCTACTTCGACGCCGCCACCGCCGCGCTGCGGCTGCGGATCCCCACCCTGATGGCGTGCGCGCTGTGGGACCCGGCGGTCCCCCCGGCCGGGCAGTTCGCGGTGCACAACGCGGCGCGGGCGGCCACCGGCGCTGACGCGCGCCTGCAGGTGCTCAGCGCCGGCCACGCCGAGTACCCCTCCCAGGTGCAGGAAGAGGCCGTGTGGCTGCGGGGCGTACGGGAGCTGATCGCGGCCAGCGGGTAA